Genomic window (Ureibacillus composti):
CGCCTTTTAATCGATTCACTTGAAAACCAATATATTCAACTATTTGTCTGATTGTACGACCTTCAGTTAAAACTTTGATATGGCCAGAAATTCGATAAAATTTTCTTCTGTTATTGAACAGCTGTTCTAGTTCTTCTCTCGTAGAACTTTGAACAATTGGTCGATTTTTGTCATTCTTTATCCTTGTATAGATATCATCAAATGTGGCGTCTAAGAAAAAAACCAATCCTGTTCTTCTCATAATTCTTCTATTTTCTTCATTCATTGCAACTCCTCCACCAGTTGCAATGATACACGCCTCATTTCGAAAATTACGTAAAAATTCAGTTTCTAATTGCCTAAAATAAGGTTCACCAAATTTTTCGAAAATTTCAGGGATCGACATTCCCTGGAGTCTAACAATTTCATGGTCCATATCATAATATGGCATTTTTAAAAAATAGCTCAACCTTCGCCCGATTGCGCTTTTTCCACACCCCATAAACCCGACTAAGTAAATTTTCCGCATGCTTCCACCTTCTTACTACCATAAGATTATCCTATTTATTACTAATTTCTTCTAGTAGGTTTATGGTAGCACGAACATTGGCGAATTCCAATGAATTATATACTTTTATTTGCGATTCAAATGAAAATATATAATAAAAAATAGTTAGCGTTGTAATAAATAACAACATAATAGCAATCGGAAACATTACCCCATGATTATCCTTCAGTATGCGGTACAAAAAAAGTTCTCTCCTTTTTCAAGCCATTTAAAAACTCTACCCTTATTTCAACAAAACCCTGTTCTAAATTAAATTCAACTTTTTTCACTCCAACTAACATCGGTACATGACCCTTGCGTTCAACTTGCTTGCGTAGTACCTCATTACTTTGGTTAATTTGTACTTTATCATCTGAGTTCACATAAGTTAATTCAACGCCTCTCCCATCTTGGTCAATTGC
Coding sequences:
- a CDS encoding shikimate kinase → MRKIYLVGFMGCGKSAIGRRLSYFLKMPYYDMDHEIVRLQGMSIPEIFEKFGEPYFRQLETEFLRNFRNEACIIATGGGVAMNEENRRIMRRTGLVFFLDATFDDIYTRIKNDKNRPIVQSSTREELEQLFNNRRKFYRISGHIKVLTEGRTIRQIVEYIGFQVNRLKGE
- the comGF gene encoding competence type IV pilus minor pilin ComGF, with translation MNQNGFTLLEALIHLVTFLMFMSFIGFFYSWINQLNISIFTKEHVSWEMFTYDFKNYFDNISEIAIDQDGRGVELTYVNSDDKVQINQSNEVLRKQVERKGHVPMLVGVKKVEFNLEQGFVEIRVEFLNGLKKERTFFVPHTEG